Proteins encoded together in one Gemmatimonadales bacterium window:
- a CDS encoding glycogen/starch synthase: protein MPTTREPARAPAGVATPLVTSTGQAVSVVHVTAEYYPFARIGGMAEAVSGLAAFQRAAGLNVAAILPLYRTVRDEAPDLEPVGPPFLVPLGNHSEEARVFRVAGPIKGPQVFFIEHLEYFNRPGIYGENAVDYPDNARRFAFFALAALTALPRLVAGPVLVHAHDWHTALVPVYLRTTLADQSFAADTTTVLSVHNPGYQGHFPPEVMPEVGLPWSLYNWRQLEWYGKVNFLKGGLTFTDFVTTVSPTQARELRTPGGGFGLHDLFQSLGDRLVGVLNGIDQHAWDPASDRQITAQYSAQKLEGKRRCKAALQRSFGLPQRRKVPLFGMTGRLVTQKGLDLILAARDLLDSDAQFVFLGSGEQKYEQALVELASSAPNRIGVQFDFTDRLEHRLMAGADIFL, encoded by the coding sequence ATGCCCACCACTCGCGAGCCGGCTCGGGCGCCGGCGGGTGTCGCGACGCCGCTGGTGACATCGACCGGCCAGGCCGTCTCCGTCGTGCATGTCACGGCGGAGTACTATCCGTTCGCCCGCATCGGCGGCATGGCCGAGGCGGTGAGCGGGCTTGCCGCGTTTCAGCGGGCCGCAGGGCTCAACGTCGCCGCCATCCTTCCGCTCTACCGGACCGTGCGCGACGAGGCCCCCGACCTCGAGCCGGTCGGGCCGCCTTTCCTCGTGCCTCTGGGGAACCACTCCGAGGAGGCCCGGGTATTCCGCGTGGCCGGCCCGATCAAGGGGCCGCAGGTCTTCTTCATCGAGCACCTGGAGTATTTCAACCGGCCCGGGATCTACGGCGAGAACGCGGTCGACTATCCCGACAACGCCCGCCGCTTCGCCTTCTTTGCCCTGGCCGCGCTCACCGCCCTGCCCCGCCTGGTGGCCGGGCCGGTGCTGGTACACGCCCATGACTGGCACACGGCGCTGGTGCCGGTCTACCTCCGCACCACGCTGGCCGACCAGAGCTTCGCGGCGGACACCACGACCGTGCTGTCGGTCCACAACCCCGGTTATCAGGGTCACTTCCCCCCGGAGGTGATGCCCGAGGTGGGACTGCCCTGGTCGCTGTACAATTGGCGGCAGCTCGAGTGGTACGGAAAGGTGAACTTCCTCAAGGGCGGCCTCACGTTCACCGACTTCGTCACCACCGTGAGCCCCACCCAGGCCCGTGAGCTTCGGACGCCGGGTGGCGGCTTCGGTCTGCACGATCTCTTCCAATCCCTGGGCGATCGGCTGGTCGGGGTGCTGAACGGCATCGACCAGCACGCCTGGGACCCCGCCAGCGACCGGCAGATCACCGCGCAGTACTCGGCCCAGAAGCTCGAGGGCAAGCGACGCTGCAAGGCGGCGCTCCAGCGCTCGTTCGGACTGCCCCAGCGGCGCAAGGTGCCGCTGTTCGGGATGACCGGCCGGCTGGTGACTCAGAAAGGGCTGGATCTGATCCTCGCCGCGCGGGACCTGCTCGACTCCGACGCCCAGTTCGTCTTCCTCGGGAGCGGGGAGCAGAAGTACGAGCAGGCGCTGGTGGAGCTCGCCTCCTCGGCGCCCAACCGGATCGGCGTGCAGTTCGACTTCACCGACCGGCTGGAGCACCGGCTCATGGCCGGCGCCGACATCTTCCTC